The window CAAACCCGCCGATTTCTCCGCCGAACTGCGCCGGGAAATCGAACAGGAACAAGACAACCGGAAATGAAAAAGCTCATATTCATCCTCATTGCGGCGATTCTGACCGGGGGCGGCGTCTGGTACTTCACTGCGGGCCAGACCGCCGAAAAAATCAAGGTCCTCAAGACCGACACGGTCAAACGGGGCAGCGTTTCCAAGGTCCTTGAGGCCACCGGCATCGTCAAGGCCCAGGTGGGCGCGCAGGTCAAGATCGGCGCGCAGGCCACGGGCGTGCTCGAATCCGTGCCCGTCAAGGTGGGCGAGCATGTGAAAAAGGGCGAACTCGTGGCCCGGATCGACGCCCGCGAGCTCAAGGCGCGCATAGCGGAGGCCAAGGCCAATCTGGACCTGGCCATGGCGAAGCTCGACTATATGGAGAAGAACCTCCCGCGCAAGCGCACCCTGGTACAGAAGCGCCTCGAAGCCCAGGATTCCCTGGACGTGGCCACCCAGGACGCTGAGACGGCCCGGTTCAGCGTGGCCGCCGCCAAGGCGAAGCTCGACACCCTCAAAGTCCAGCTTTCCTACACCAGCATCTACTCGCCTATCGACGGCGTGGTCAGCCAGGTGGCCGCCCAGGAGGGCGAGACCATCGTTTCCGGCCTGTCCGTGTCCAACCTTATCACCGTGCTCAACCCGGAACTGCTCGAAATGTGGATATACGTGGACGAAACCGACGTGGGCCGCGTCAAGACGGGGCTGCCCGTGCGCTACACCGTGGACGCCTACCGCGACAAGATCTTCGAAGGCGTCGTGGACCGCATCTATCCCGAGCCCGAAATCCGCGACAACATCGTCTACTACCGCACACTGGTCACAGTCTCCCGCGAGCAGGCCGACTTCCTGCGGCCGGAGATGACCACGCAGTGTAAAATCATAGTCCAGACCAAGGACGATGTGCTGACCGTTCCCAACAACGCCCTCAAATGGGTCAAGGACCGGCAGGTCTGTTTCCGCGTGACCGATCCGACCCGGGAACCGGAAGAGGTCGCCCCCAAGCTCGGTCTCGTCGGCCTGGAGAATTCCGAGATTCTCGAAGGGCTGTCCGAGGGCGACGTGGTCGCCACCCAGCTCGTCCTGCCCGGCGCCAAGGTCGGCAAAAAGGGCCTGTAATGACCTCGGCCATCTCCCTCGACGGGATCACCAAGACCTTCTTCCAGGGAAAGGACGACGAGACCCGGCCCGGCATCGAGGTCCTCAAGGGCATCACCCTGGAGGTCGCCTCCGGCGAGTTCATCGCCCTGCAAGGCACCTCCGGTTCGGGCAAGTCCACCCTGCTGCATATCATCGGATTGCTCGACCGGCCCACGGCGGGAACCTATCGCCTTCTGGGACACGACGCCTCGCACCTGGACGACGATCAGCAGTCCGATCTGCGCAACAAGGCCCTCGGGTTCGTGTTCCAGTCCTTTTACCTCATCTCCTACGCCACGGCCCTCGAAAACGTCATCCTGCCCGGACTCTATTCCGGCAGGCCGCGCGGCGAGCTGGTCGCCCGCGCCGAGGAGCTTCTGGACCGCGTTGGGCTGTCCGACCGCATGAACTTCAAGCCCTCGCGCCTGTCCGGCGGGCAACAGCAACGCGTGGCCATGGCCCGCGCCATGCTCAACAAGCCGCAGATTCTCCTGGCCGACGAGCCTACCGGCCAGCTCGATTCCACCACTTCAGGCGATATCATGAAGCTCTTTCACGATGTGCACGACGCGGGACAGACCATTGTTCTCGTCACCCACGATGAGGACGTGGCCCGGGAAGCGGGCCGTATCATCCGTCTGCACGACGGGCGCATCGCCGAGGACGTGGCCGTGTAACGGGGAAAGGTGTGCCTCCGGCGGCCGGGGCGCTGCCCCGGACCCCGCCAGGGAACCTTTTGAAAAAGGTTCCCTGGACCCTCCAAAACTTTTTGTGCCGCCTTCGGCGGGGGGAGAGGCAACCTTTCAAAATAAATGTTATTTCAACGGATGAACGTTGTAACTTGAACGGGACCAACCCTGCGATTCCCTCCGCGAAGCGGCCCGAAAAGTTTAGGAAGGGAAAGGGGATGGGGGTTCGGGGGAAGGGGAAAGGGAAAGCCCTTTTCAAAGGGGTTCCCTTTCCCCTTCCCCCGGCCGCCGGAGGCACATAAAAAAATGATGCGGACCATAACCAGGGTAGTGAGCATGGGCTTGGAGGCTGTATGGGCTTTCAAGTTGCGGTCCATATTCGTCATTTTGGGTGTGGCGTTCGGCATCGCTTCGCTGACGCTGATCGTGACGGCGGTGGACGGCGCGAACCGCAAGGCGCTGGAGATGGTGGACATGTTCGGTCCGGACGCGGCGTTGGTGTTCGGCGGCAATTTCCAGAAGCGCGCGGTGGGGATGCGCACGCTGATATTGAGCCGGGACGACGCGGAGCGCATCCGGTCGTCGTTGCCCGGGGCGTATCAGGTGTTGCCCATGCGCGCCAGGGGCAGCCAGACGGTGAAGGCGGGCAACCGGAGCTGTCAGGACGTGGTGATTGTGGGAACCTATGAAAATTACTCCCAGGCATGGAACTGGCCGTTGAGCGAGGGGCGTGACCTGTCGGCCGAAGACGAGCGCATCGGGGCCAAGGTGGCGTTGATAGGCGAGACGCCTTCGCGTGAGCTGTTCGGGGACGAGTCGCCGGTGGGGCGGGTCATGTACGTTTCGGGCATCCCGTTCCAGGTGGTGGGCAAGCTGTCCTACCGGGGCGTGACTTCGGGCGGAGGCGGCGACGTGGACAACCGGATCATCATTCCCCTGTCCACCATGGTCCAGAGGTACAATTTGGACCGCAAGTATTTCAGGGCGTTGCGGGTCAAGTTCGCGGAGCCGGATTATATGGCCGCGCACACGGAAAACCTGCGTTCCCTGCTTCGGCATCTGCACCACCTCCAGCCTGAGGAAGACGACGACTTCACCATTCTGACGGCCGACGAGGTGCTCAAGTTCCTGGCTATATTCAAGGGCGGCCTGACCATATTTCTGGGTGTGACGGCGGGCATCGCCGTGCTGGTGGGCGGGTTTGTCCTGGCCAATCTCTTTTCCATTTCGGTTTCGGAACGGGCCGAGGAAATCGGTCTGAAAAAGGCCATGGGCGCGCGCAATTCCGCGATAATGATGCAATTCCTCGTGGAGGCGTGCGCTTTGACCATGCTCGGCGGGGTGCTTGGGCTGTTCCTTGGGCTGGGGCTTGGTCAATTCCTGTCGCGGCTGGATATCCTGACCATACAGTTTTCCTGGAAGGCTTTTTTCATGGCCCTGGCCGGATCGCAGGCCGTGGGGCTGGTCTTCGGCCTCAAGCCCGCCCGGCAGGCTGCGTCGCTTGATCCCATTCAGGCGCTTCGCGGCGAGGGGTAGGCTGGGCCCGGCTTCCGGGCTTGCCTCAATTCCGCCCAGACGATAGAGAGCAGCCATGCGCATCAACATCCCCAGAGTGCACGGTTCCACGCCCAAGGAAAAACTTGTTCGAACCCTTGCGTTGATCCTCGTCTTCGCCGCCGTGATATGGGCGTTCATGAAGAACAACGAGCATGTTGTCGAAGTCCTCAATCAGGCGAGCGCCGTTTACGACGAGACGGGCGTCCTGACCAAGGACCAAAAGAAGATGATCGTGTCGTTCACGGGAGCCTTGCGGGACAAGTGGGGGATGGAGTGCCGGATACAGGTCTACGGCGGCGACTTCGTGGTGCCGGACCTGGACGACAAGACCATGTACATGGGGCTTGCGCCCGCCATCGGCGTGGCCGAGCTGCGGTTTCCCCCGCTCATGCGCAAGGCCCTCGGGCCGCAATTCATAGAGTCTCTCAAAACCACTTTCCTGCTCCCGTCCTTCGAGGCGGGCGACTGGCCCATGGCCATTCAGGAAGTGCTGGTGGAAATCCTCAAAAAACTCGATTCATTGAACAAGGAGAACAGTAGTGAGTGATCGCGTGACCATGTATACGGACGGTTCCTGCCTGGGCAACCCCGGCCCCGGCGGCTACGGCGCGGTCCTCATCCACGGCGAATACAAGGGCGAGAAGGCGGACAACTACAAGGAGTTCGCCCAGGGCTACAAGCGGACCACCAACAACCGCATGGAGCTGCTCGCCGTCATCGTGGGGCTGACCGCCCTCACCAGGCCGTGCTCCGTGGACCTCTGGACCGACTCCAAATACGTCCAGCAGGCCATCACCCAACGCTGGCTCAAGAACTGGCAGCGGAACGGCTGGAAAACCGCCGCGAAAAAGCCGGTCAAGAATCAGGACCTTTGGCAGAGGCTCCTGCCTCTTATCGAAAAGCACGACGTCGATTTTCATTGGGTCAAGGGCCACGCCGGGCACCTGTTTAACGAGCGTGTGGACGATCTGGCCAGAAATGCCGCCTCGGGCAGGGACCTGCTTGAGGACGAGGGTATGGAGTAGGAGCCGCCTCGGTCCGGGGCTGATTTTCGCGTCCCCTCCCTTCCGGGCGGGGGCTGTCCATCGATATATTCAGAAAAATCCTGCGTGTTGTGACGCCGCTTCGAGGAAGCGGCCGGGACAAACGACGACGCCCCCGCCTGCGTATGCAGACGGGGGCGATATTGTTCGGCGGGCGGTAGAGGCTTGCCGATGAAGCTGTTGTTAGTCGGCCTGGGCCGGAACCTCGATTTCGGGGGAGCGGCTCTTGAAGAAGACGGGGATGTCCTTGCGGCCGAGGATGCTTGCACGCAGCTCCGATTCGGACAGCTTCGCCCACTCGCTCCTGTTGGAGAAGTAGAAGAAGACGCCCATGCCGACCCAGGAGACCATGCACCAGCGGGAAGCTTCGCTGATGTAGGCGGGGGAGCCGGGGATGAGGAGCAGCACGATGCACAGAACGGAGGCCACGGTGCCCATGGCGCAGCAGAACAGGCTCAGCGCCCGGTTCTCGATGCCCGTGCTGCCGAGGATGACGCGGCGGGCGGCAAGGCAGGAGAACAGGTAACCGATGCCGGTGCCCACGGAGCTCATGTCCACGATCCAGACGATGACGGAGCGGCCGGCGAAAGGCGTCAGAAGCACGATGGCGATGGTGAACAGGATGGCCTTGTAGGGGGAACGGTACTTGGGATGGATTTCGCCGAACCATGCGGGCAGGATGCGGCCGCGGGCCATGCTGAGCAGCAGGCGGGAGGTGGCGATGTAGAAGCCGTTGATGCCGGTGCAGACCGCGCCCATGACGGCGCAGGCAAGGATGACGGCGCCCATTTTACCAAAGGCCATGGCGGCGACTTCGCCGGTGGCCCAGGCGGTTCCGCCCGCGGCGCGCATGGTTTCCATCTTGGCCAGCATCTCGGGATAGGGGATGGCGATGCCGACGGCCAGCGTCACCAGGGCGTACAGCACCATGCCGCACAGGATGGCGATAATCATGAGGTTGCGGGCGCGGGAAGGTTCGAAGGTGAACTCTTCGGCGGCCTGCGGCACGGTGTCGAATCCCGCGAACAGGAAGGGGGAGATGGCGAAGATGATGAGGACGCAGGAGAAAGCGGAGCGGTGCTCGGCGAACAGCGGCAGCAGGTTGGAGGGTTGCGCGGTTTCCAGGGATGCGGCTCCGGTGAACAGGGAGGCGATGCCGATGACGAGCAGGAAGGTGAGAATCACCTGGAATTTACCCGCGAAGTTGGTGCCCCGGTAGTTCATCCAGCCGAACAGGAGCGTGGCCGCTGTCATGAGCAGGACCTCGCCGGTGTACACATCCCATCCGGCGATCGAATACAGTGGGCCGAATTCGAAAACGCCCGGGAACAGGAATCGGAAAATCAGGGCCAGGGCGGCGACGTCGATGCCGATGATGGCGACGTAGCCGAGCACGAGCGCCCATCCGCAGATGAAGGCCGCCGTCGGGCCGTAGCCGACATAGGCATATGCGAAGGCGCCGCCGGCGACCGGGGCGTATTTGATCATATAGCTGTAGCAGACAGCCACGAAACAGATGAGAAAGGCTCCGACGGTGAAGCCGATGAGGGTGCCGAGAACGCCGGCCTGCGGCAGGAACATGTCTCCGGGCAGTACAAAACATCCCCAACCGACGATGGACCCGAGGGCCAATGCCCACACCTGGGCCGGGGAAAGGGATTTATTCAGTTCCAACTGTTCTTGTGACATAGATCATCTCTCAGATTTAATGAGTTTTCGACAGCCTTGACCCCGTTTTTTTGGGGGGCGGGCCAGCTTTCCGGCAGCGCGCTCTTCCTCGTAGCGTCTGCCCGCATGGCCCCTGCCGATGGCTCCGGATCGTGAGTTCTCGGTGCCTGTCGGGCCGCGCCTATCCTGAAACCTATCAGGCCGAGCGCGGCTTTTTCCGCAACTACAGAGGGCGAACGAAACCTCTGCGCTATTAATCCGAACCTCCTAAAAACAACCTCACGTGTTGCTGTCACAAAGAAAAGCAAATTGGGTGCCAATACGTGAAAATCTTCACCATCTAAACAACCCATTAAAATAGCTGATGATCCAAAGTGTGTTTGCTGATGAGCTGATGTTTTAGGCAGATAGAAATTTTTCTTTTCCAATAAAAATTTTCATTTTTTTAAAATTCTCTTGTGTCGGCCTTCGGTGCTCAGGACCGAAATGCATGGTGCTCCATGATTTGTGATAAAATGAATTATACATTAAATCTAGTGAGTTAAATAGTAAGTGCACCCGTTTATCATTAGCGTCCACAGCCTTTGGAATCGGCATCGCCCTTGCAATGTCCCGCTCGTTCTTTTTTTCATTTGCCGAAACGGCATGGCTTTTGCCCAGTTGCGGTGCTTTCCCCAACGATTACAATAGGAGGAATGATGAACGAACAATATCGTGAGAATCTTATCGGCGACATCATTGAACGCGAACTGGAGATGTTTCTCGCGGTCAAGAACCGGGGCGGCACATCGCAGTGCCAGGAACGCCCGGAATCCTTTCGCCTCATGCGGGAAATCTCCCATGGGGTCCTGTCCGACGCCTTTCTGGAATCCTATCTGGGCGATCTGAAGGCCGCCGCGGAACAGGGGCGAAACTTCATGACCGAGAAATACGCGCTCATGGAAGGGCTGATTCCTCCCCTCAGCGATTCCCCGGTCATCAGGGATATCGTTGCCGCGGAGAGCGAGTGGCGCAAGGAAGTGGCCGCCCAGTTCCCGCGGTGCATTCATCCCGAGGGGCATCAGGGCTTTTGCCTCTATCTCGGCTGCGAACTCCAGACCTATTCCTCGGCCACTCTCGAAGCCTATTGCGCGTGCGTCGAAGCCGCGCAGCGGGAACACCGCAATCTGGTGCGGGAGCGCTACGAGCTGTTGATGCGCAAGCTGGGTCACGAGTCTCTGGCGGCGTGCGAGGCCGGACTCGCGCACCGCTGATTCGACGCGGGTTTCTTCCCATGTTCGATCCCACTCATCTCCTTGTCTTCGGGTTGTGGCTCGTCGGCGGATTCGTCTCCGGCGTCAGCGGCATCGGCGGGGCCATGGTCGCGGTTCCGGCGGCGGCCATGTTCATACCCATGCATGAGCTGATTCCGCTCAGTTGCATCCTGAACGTGGTCATGGACGGCTGCATCGCCGCCGCACATTTCCGCCACTGCCGCGTGTCCGCGCTCTGGCCCATGCTCGCCGGTTCCCTGCCCGGGGCATTCGTCGGCCTATTCATCCTCAAATTCGTTCCCGGAGCCATATTGCAGGGGGCTGTGGGCGCGTTGCTGCTTTACTATGTATATTGGCAGCGGACCTTTCGCGTCACCGAGGTGCATCGGGAATCGTGGTCGCACGGCGGGGCGGCCGGATTCGGCGCGGGCCTGCTCGGCACGGCCATATCCTTCGACGGTCCGCCCGTCGGCGCGTATGGGCTGTATGTGGGCTGGTCCCCCAGGACCTTTCTTGGCACCTTGGGCGTATTCTTCGTGATCCGGGGCACCATGACCTGCGTGCTGCAGGCCGGAGCGGGACTCTACACTTCCGCCGTTATCGAGTACGCAATGTACGGGATTCCGGCGACCATGCTGGGAACCCTGTGCGCCTTTCCGATCACCAGGCACGTCAACCAGGACACGTTCCGGCGAGTGCTTCTGGCCATCATCCTGCTGGCCGGAGTGGTCTGCCTGGTGCGCTCCCTGTTCTGATCCGGCACGGCCGGTCCGCCATGTCGCGGGCCGGTCGTGTTTTCAGGATTCGCCCTAAAATCTGTCTTCTATGCCGAGCTGCTTGATCTTGTAGCGCAATCCGGCCGCGGTGATCTCCAGGATGCGGGCGGCCTTTGCCACATTGCCTCCAGTGACCCGCAAAACATTGCACAGGCATTCCGCTTCGTACCGCTGCATACATTGCTTGAGCGGGATGACGCTGTTTCGTTTGACCGTGCGGTAATCGAAATAATTCTGGCTTGGCCCGGCGTTTTCGTCCGGCCCGGGCGTTTCCGCCATGGGTTCCGCGGACTCCGCCACGCAGGTGGTCTCGCACGCCTCGCGGAAGTGGCGCGGCAGGGTCCGGCAGTCCATGGAATGCTGATCGCCCAGCATGGCGAGGCCGCCTTCGATGACGTGTTGCAGCTCCCGGATGTTTCCCGGCCAGTCGTAATCCTGGAATATCCGGAGCACTTCGGGGGTCACTTCGATGGGCGCGCCGTCCTGCGCCTGTTTTGAGCGCTCGATGAATGTGCGGACCAGCAGGGGGATGTCCCCTTTCCTGTCGCGCAGGGGCGGCACGGCGAGGCCCACCACGGCGAGCCGGTAATACAGGTCGCTGCGCAGGATGCCGTTGCCCACGGCGGTCAGCGGAGCTTCGTTCAGGATGCTGATGACCCGCACGTCCACCGGGATTTCCTTGCTTGAGCCGAGGCGGCGCACCCGTTTTTCCTGGAGTACGCGCAACAGCTTGGCCTGGAGCCCCAGCGGCATGGAGTTCAATTCGTCCAGGAGCAGCGTGCCGCCGTTGGCCGCTTCGAACAGGCCGGGCTTTTCCGGGGCGTCGGTGTACGCCCCCTTGGAGGTGCCGAAGAGGATCGCCTCAAGCAGATTTTGGGGGATGGCGGCGCAGTTTTCGGCAACGAAAGGCTCGTCGCGCCGGTCGCTCCCGGAGTGGATGGCCTGGGCGAACAGTTCCTTGCCGGTGCCGCTTTCACCCCAGATCATGACGTGGGACGACGCTCTCGCCGCTGTCCGGGCTTCGGCCAGCACGTCCGCCAGGCTGTCGTCCTTACCTATGATGCTGTCGAACGTGTAGTAGGAGTAGGAGCGCTCGGCCGGTTTTTTCGGACGCCGCTTGGAGTCGTTCAGGGTGGCCGAGCCGGTCCAGATGGTGAAGGCGATGACCCCGTCCTTCCTGCCGTGATCGTACAGGGGGAAGAAATCCGAGACCGTGCTGGCGAGGTAGTTGTTGGTGGTCTTGTAGAAGTAGCTTTTTTTCAGGATCGGCCTGCTGCTTCGCAGGCATTCGATGGTGGGGATGCATTCCAGTTCATGGGGCACATACAGCTTTGTGATGTGCTGTCCCCTCACCGGCAGGCTGGTGAAGCTGTCGGCGCGCCGTTGGATGGGGTTCATATATTCACAAATGCCGTTGGCGTCGACAACGGCTACGCCGACTCCGAGGTCGTCCCATATGGCGGTCATGGCCGGGGTCAGGACGCTTGCCCGGCTGACATCGGTGAATTTCTCTTCGGAAAAAAGCAAATTTTCCTCCCCCCGCAAAAACGTCTGCGGCTTGTCATGCTCGCCTATAAACTCATTGGCAGCACCTTAGAAAGAGAAAAATTTTTTTACAAATAGAAAATTATTTTTCTATTAATTAATTTTTTCACTCCGGATTTCACTTCTTGTAAAAACTAAAAAATTTAATAATTCAGTACGTTATTCACAAATCAAAGAGAAGTGCGTCTTCTGGCACACCCCGTGCTAGTGCGAAAAAGAACAAGCGAACGAACTTCACATATTAATCCGATTCAGAACATCATCAAGAGAACAGGAGATGGAAATGACGACTCTTTCCGTTGTGAATAAGACCGACAATCAGGCTGAGGCCAAGGGCTACGGCATCAATTGGGATACCGCCGAAAAGCGGGCCAAGGAACTCAAGGACTACTTGATGGCCGCGCCGCAGGTGATGGATCCGGAACGTCTGAAGTTCCTCCTTGAAGTATACGAAAAGCATCAGGGCGAGCCGGTTGTCTACATCCGCGCCAAGCTGCTGGAGCGCGTCCTGACCGGCAAGAAGATTTTCCTGGACGGCAACCCCCTGGTCGGCACCCTGACCGGTGTCCGCGCGGGCGTTTACGCCTACCCCGAGTGGAACGTTTCCTGGATCAAGGAAGAGATGCAGATGGCCAAGATGGCCTCCCTGGGCGAAATGAAGATTCCCGCCGAGACCCAGGAACTGCTCGAAAAGACCTACAAGCTCTGGAAGGGCCGCACCTGCGTCGACCAGAACAACACGATGTACAAGGAAAAGTACGGCGTGAACGCGAAGCAGTACGCCAAGGCCGGCATGTACTACGAGAACGTCTCCGTCGCTTCCGGTTCCGGCATCGCCGATTACGGCCTGGTTCTGAACAAGGGCCTGCGCTACCTCATCGACGACGTCAAGAAGCGTCTGGCCGAGTGCCCGACCACCCTGGCCGACAGGGACCGGATCGACCTGTACCGCTCCATGCTCATCACCTTCGACGCCGTCATCGCCCATTCCCATCGCTACGCCGATCTGGCCGAGCAGACCGCAGCCGGGGAATCCGATCCCAAGGTCAAGGCCGAGCTGCTTGAGATCGCCGAAATCTGCCGCCGCGTGCCCGAGCATCCGGCCCGCAACTTCCGCGAAGCCATCCAGTCCTTCTGGTTCATCCACCTCTGCGTGGCCACCGAGCAGATGGCCTGCGCCGTGTCCCCCGGCCGTTACGGCCAGTACATGTATCCCTTCTTCAAGAAGGACATCGACGAAGGCAACCTGACCCGCGAGCAGGTCGTGACCCTGCTCAAGTTCCAGTGGATTCGCCACCTCGAACTCGGTGAGTACCAGGGCAACTCCTACGCCCTGACCCTGTCCGGCCACACCGGCCAGTCCATCACCATCGGCGGCGTGGACGCCAACGGCGAAGACGCCTGCACCGAGCTGGAGGAACTGCTCCTCGAGACCCAGATCCAGATGCGGAGCATCCAGCCCACCCTGACCCTGCTGTACCATCCCAAGATCAAGGATTCCTACATGCAGAAGGTCGTTGAGTGCATCCGCGGCGGTTCCGGCCAGCCCCAGATCCTGAACAACAACGTGGTCATCCAGCGCACCCTGGCCCGCTTCGCCAAGTATCCCGACGGCATCACCCTGGAAGACGCCCGCAACTGCGGCAACTACGGCTGCGTGTCCACCGGCGTTTGCGGCAAGGGCAGCTTCATCACCCAGGAAGACCAGCCCTGCCTCGCCAAGGTCATCGAACTCGTGCTGAACAACGGCAAGTGCCCGGTCACCAAGAAGCAGGTCGGCGTCGAGACCGGCGATCCCACCACCTTCGAGACCTTCGAAGACCTCTACGACGCGACCAAGAAGCAGTTGGACAACCTGTTCCACATCTCCCGCGCCCACTCCGACCTGAGCCAGATGGCCCGCCTCCAGGTGGTCCCGAGCGTCTTCCGCTCCGCCATGTACGACGGCTGCATTGAAAAGGGCATGTGCGAAGAGGCGGGCGGCACCCGTTACCCGCAGGTCAACCCGATCATGACCGCGGGCATCGACGCCGCCAACTCCCTGCTGGCCGTCAAGCACCTGGTCTTCGACACGAAGAAGATCACCATGGAGCAGCTCCTCGAAGCCATCAAGGCCAACTTCGAAGGGTACGAGGATATCCGCAAGATGTGCTTCGACGCGCCCAAGCACGGCAACGACTACCCCGAGGTGGAGAAGTTCGTGCAGCGGTTCTACCGCGACGTGGACACCATCCACAGCTCGCAGGGTCCGGACTGCTTCGGCCAGCGCACTCCGCTGGACGCGTACTCCCTGTCCTACCACAACTACTTCGGCTCCATGATGGGCGCGCTGCCCAACGGCCGCAAGGCGGGCGTCGCCCTGACCGACGGCTCCGTCTCCGCCATGCCCGGCACCGACCATGAAGGCATCACCGCCCTCATCAAGTCCGGCGCCGAGGCCATCGACACCGTCCGTTACGGCGCGAACCACTTCAACGTGAAGGTCAACCCGCAGGTCATCGAGGGCCCGGCCGGGGCTCGTACCCTGATCTCCCTCATCAAGACCTACTGCGACTTCGGCGGCTCCCACATCCAGTTCAACTGCGTCAGCTCCGAGACCCTGAAGGACGCCAAGGCCCATCCGCAGGAATACCCCGATCTGGTCGTCCGCGTGGCAGGCTTCAGCGCCTACTTCACCCGTCTGGACTGCGGCGTGCAGAACGAGATCATCAAGCGCACCGAATACAAGAACTAGCTCCTGAACAGGGTAGGCAAAAAGCGGGGCGAGGGTCCCAACCCCTCGCCCCGCGTCTCCCTCTCCCACAGGGGACCTCCAGGCCCTCTGCGAGAATCGCGAAACGGAAAATACCTGCGGAGAGAAAAAAATGAGCCAGGGAATGATTTACAACATACAGCGCATGTCCATTCACGACGGGCCCGGCCTGCGCACCACTGTTTTCCTCAAGGGCTGTCCCCTGAGCTGCCTGTGGTGCAGCAATCCGGAGTCGCAGAAGGCGACTCCGCAAATGCTGCTTTTCGCGGACCTGTGCATCGGCTGCGGAGCCTGCGCCCAGGCCTGCCCCAACGGGGCCGTGGTGGAAAAGGACGGCAAGTTCGGCCGGGACCTGGAAAAATGCACCAACTGCGGCGAATGCGTGGACTCCTGCCCGAGCAAGGCCCGGGAGTTGTCCGGCAAGACCATGACCGTGGATGAGGTCATGGAGGTCGTACGCAAGGACTCCCTGTTTTACGAGAATTCCGGCGGCGGCGTGACCTTCGGCGGCGGCGAGCCCACTGCGGGCGGTCAATTCTTCCTCGACATGGTCCGGGCGGCCAAGGACGAGGGCTATCATGTGACCGTGGACACCTGCGGTTACTGTCCCGAGGAGCGCTTCGACAAGGCCATCGAGCTGGCGGACCTGTTCCTGTTCGACTGCAAGCACATGGACCCGGAGCGGCACAAGGCGCTGACCGGCGTGGACAACGGAATCATCCTGCGCAACAT of the Desulfovibrio sp. Fe33 genome contains:
- a CDS encoding DUF4125 family protein → MNEQYRENLIGDIIERELEMFLAVKNRGGTSQCQERPESFRLMREISHGVLSDAFLESYLGDLKAAAEQGRNFMTEKYALMEGLIPPLSDSPVIRDIVAAESEWRKEVAAQFPRCIHPEGHQGFCLYLGCELQTYSSATLEAYCACVEAAQREHRNLVRERYELLMRKLGHESLAACEAGLAHR
- a CDS encoding efflux RND transporter periplasmic adaptor subunit, whose protein sequence is MKKLIFILIAAILTGGGVWYFTAGQTAEKIKVLKTDTVKRGSVSKVLEATGIVKAQVGAQVKIGAQATGVLESVPVKVGEHVKKGELVARIDARELKARIAEAKANLDLAMAKLDYMEKNLPRKRTLVQKRLEAQDSLDVATQDAETARFSVAAAKAKLDTLKVQLSYTSIYSPIDGVVSQVAAQEGETIVSGLSVSNLITVLNPELLEMWIYVDETDVGRVKTGLPVRYTVDAYRDKIFEGVVDRIYPEPEIRDNIVYYRTLVTVSREQADFLRPEMTTQCKIIVQTKDDVLTVPNNALKWVKDRQVCFRVTDPTREPEEVAPKLGLVGLENSEILEGLSEGDVVATQLVLPGAKVGKKGL
- the rnhA gene encoding ribonuclease HI, giving the protein MYTDGSCLGNPGPGGYGAVLIHGEYKGEKADNYKEFAQGYKRTTNNRMELLAVIVGLTALTRPCSVDLWTDSKYVQQAITQRWLKNWQRNGWKTAAKKPVKNQDLWQRLLPLIEKHDVDFHWVKGHAGHLFNERVDDLARNAASGRDLLEDEGME
- a CDS encoding ABC transporter ATP-binding protein codes for the protein MTSAISLDGITKTFFQGKDDETRPGIEVLKGITLEVASGEFIALQGTSGSGKSTLLHIIGLLDRPTAGTYRLLGHDASHLDDDQQSDLRNKALGFVFQSFYLISYATALENVILPGLYSGRPRGELVARAEELLDRVGLSDRMNFKPSRLSGGQQQRVAMARAMLNKPQILLADEPTGQLDSTTSGDIMKLFHDVHDAGQTIVLVTHDEDVAREAGRIIRLHDGRIAEDVAV
- a CDS encoding sulfite exporter TauE/SafE family protein is translated as MFDPTHLLVFGLWLVGGFVSGVSGIGGAMVAVPAAAMFIPMHELIPLSCILNVVMDGCIAAAHFRHCRVSALWPMLAGSLPGAFVGLFILKFVPGAILQGAVGALLLYYVYWQRTFRVTEVHRESWSHGGAAGFGAGLLGTAISFDGPPVGAYGLYVGWSPRTFLGTLGVFFVIRGTMTCVLQAGAGLYTSAVIEYAMYGIPATMLGTLCAFPITRHVNQDTFRRVLLAIILLAGVVCLVRSLF
- a CDS encoding APC family permease, whose protein sequence is MSQEQLELNKSLSPAQVWALALGSIVGWGCFVLPGDMFLPQAGVLGTLIGFTVGAFLICFVAVCYSYMIKYAPVAGGAFAYAYVGYGPTAAFICGWALVLGYVAIIGIDVAALALIFRFLFPGVFEFGPLYSIAGWDVYTGEVLLMTAATLLFGWMNYRGTNFAGKFQVILTFLLVIGIASLFTGAASLETAQPSNLLPLFAEHRSAFSCVLIIFAISPFLFAGFDTVPQAAEEFTFEPSRARNLMIIAILCGMVLYALVTLAVGIAIPYPEMLAKMETMRAAGGTAWATGEVAAMAFGKMGAVILACAVMGAVCTGINGFYIATSRLLLSMARGRILPAWFGEIHPKYRSPYKAILFTIAIVLLTPFAGRSVIVWIVDMSSVGTGIGYLFSCLAARRVILGSTGIENRALSLFCCAMGTVASVLCIVLLLIPGSPAYISEASRWCMVSWVGMGVFFYFSNRSEWAKLSESELRASILGRKDIPVFFKSRSPEIEVPAQAD
- a CDS encoding ABC transporter permease, encoding MMRTITRVVSMGLEAVWAFKLRSIFVILGVAFGIASLTLIVTAVDGANRKALEMVDMFGPDAALVFGGNFQKRAVGMRTLILSRDDAERIRSSLPGAYQVLPMRARGSQTVKAGNRSCQDVVIVGTYENYSQAWNWPLSEGRDLSAEDERIGAKVALIGETPSRELFGDESPVGRVMYVSGIPFQVVGKLSYRGVTSGGGGDVDNRIIIPLSTMVQRYNLDRKYFRALRVKFAEPDYMAAHTENLRSLLRHLHHLQPEEDDDFTILTADEVLKFLAIFKGGLTIFLGVTAGIAVLVGGFVLANLFSISVSERAEEIGLKKAMGARNSAIMMQFLVEACALTMLGGVLGLFLGLGLGQFLSRLDILTIQFSWKAFFMALAGSQAVGLVFGLKPARQAASLDPIQALRGEG